In a genomic window of Salegentibacter salegens:
- the bioD gene encoding dethiobiotin synthase, which yields MMHTYFVTGIGTEVGKTIISAIITEALEADYWKPIQAGDLDNSDSHKVERLISNDKTVFHKNSFALKTPMSPHAAAEIDGIKITSKKIKRPKTKNNLVVEGAGGLLVPISDKETIADLMQPEDRIILVSRHYLGSINHTLLSIEALKSRGLNCFGIIFSGEENKSTESIIKKMSDVPILGRIEQEPYFDQNVIKEYAESFIEKLK from the coding sequence ATGATGCATACCTATTTTGTTACCGGAATTGGAACTGAAGTTGGGAAAACAATTATTTCTGCAATAATAACCGAAGCCCTCGAAGCGGATTACTGGAAGCCCATACAGGCCGGCGATCTTGATAATTCCGATAGCCATAAAGTTGAAAGATTAATTTCTAACGATAAAACTGTTTTTCATAAAAATAGCTTTGCGTTAAAAACACCAATGAGTCCGCACGCAGCGGCTGAAATTGATGGTATTAAGATCACTTCAAAGAAAATTAAACGTCCCAAAACTAAAAATAACCTTGTAGTAGAAGGCGCCGGTGGATTATTAGTTCCTATTAGCGATAAGGAAACCATAGCCGATTTAATGCAGCCAGAAGATCGAATTATTTTGGTTTCCCGGCATTATCTCGGGAGCATCAATCATACTTTGCTAAGCATTGAAGCTTTAAAATCCCGAGGCTTGAATTGCTTCGGAATAATTTTTTCCGGGGAGGAAAATAAATCTACGGAATCGATTATTAAAAAAATGAGCGATGTCCCCATTCTCGGAAGAATAGAACAGGAACCTTATTTTGACCAAAATGTGATCAAAGAATACGCTGAAAGTTTTATAGAAAAACTGAAATAA